The following proteins come from a genomic window of Microbacterium sulfonylureivorans:
- a CDS encoding glycosyltransferase family 4 protein, which produces MRVAMSSYAFNNEGGIERASYELALRMADRIDLTLVSAHIDPLPPAPLTWHRVPMKPAPRFAIPMTYSAAASRSIRGLDFDVIHNQGGCATRMQDVITAHSCHRAWWEMKLRNGEALRAVANPFHHAVLRVEQSNYRPDRFRRAIAVSPSVGRELTQYYGVDPDRITVIPNAVDVTRFQPADAADRRARVRAGHGYTDDDVVLLFVGKEFRRKGLAAIIDALPSLPAAAKLLVVGGADPAAFRAQARSAGVGDRVTFAGHSPTVEDYFQAGDVFVFPTMYEAFGLVMLEAAAAGLPVVATPLGVAEEFIEVGRNGAYVERDGASVARAVAPLVADRDLRRRLGENARADAERYTSWDTVAARTLEVYEDVAEAKRRDGVLR; this is translated from the coding sequence ATGCGCGTCGCGATGTCGTCCTATGCCTTCAACAACGAGGGCGGCATCGAGCGCGCGTCATACGAACTGGCGCTGCGAATGGCCGACCGGATAGACCTCACTCTGGTCTCCGCGCACATCGATCCGCTGCCGCCGGCGCCTCTGACCTGGCATCGGGTGCCCATGAAGCCCGCACCGAGGTTCGCGATTCCGATGACCTATTCGGCGGCGGCGAGCCGCAGCATCCGAGGCCTCGACTTCGACGTGATCCACAACCAGGGCGGGTGCGCGACGCGCATGCAGGACGTCATCACCGCGCACAGCTGCCACCGTGCATGGTGGGAGATGAAGCTCCGCAACGGCGAGGCGCTGCGGGCCGTCGCCAACCCGTTCCACCACGCGGTGCTGCGTGTGGAGCAGTCCAACTACCGGCCGGATCGGTTCCGCCGGGCGATCGCGGTCTCGCCCAGCGTGGGTCGTGAGCTGACGCAGTACTACGGCGTCGATCCGGATCGCATCACCGTCATTCCGAACGCCGTGGACGTCACCCGCTTCCAGCCTGCGGATGCCGCGGACCGCCGCGCTCGCGTGCGTGCCGGGCACGGCTACACCGACGACGACGTCGTCCTGCTCTTCGTCGGCAAGGAGTTCCGCCGCAAGGGGCTCGCGGCGATCATCGACGCCCTGCCGTCGCTGCCCGCGGCGGCGAAGCTCCTCGTGGTGGGCGGTGCCGATCCGGCCGCCTTCCGCGCTCAGGCGAGGTCTGCGGGAGTGGGGGACCGCGTCACCTTCGCAGGCCACTCGCCCACCGTGGAGGACTACTTCCAGGCGGGGGACGTGTTCGTGTTCCCGACGATGTACGAGGCCTTCGGCCTGGTGATGCTCGAAGCTGCGGCGGCCGGTCTCCCCGTCGTCGCGACCCCGCTCGGCGTGGCTGAGGAGTTCATCGAAGTGGGCCGGAACGGCGCGTACGTCGAGCGAGACGGGGCCTCGGTCGCCCGAGCCGTCGCACCACTTGTCGCGGATCGCGATCTGCGGCGACGCCTCGGCGAGAACGCGCGGGCGGATGCGGAGCGGTACACGTCGTGGGACACCGTGGCCGCGCGGACGCTCGAGGTCTACGAGGACGTCGCGGAGGCCAAGCGTCGCGACGGGGTGCTCAGGTGA
- a CDS encoding flavin reductase family protein, which produces MTLTHEIAANADLDIQPESSAPAGISPEELKAVFRDHPAGIAVITADAGDGPVAMTVSSVFSVSAAPPLIVFSASVLSSSTPTLQAAETVVIHMIDTDSLDLAVLCATSGVDRFADTDAWTRLETGEPVFHGVTRRVRARVTSRLDAGSSTVIVVHALEAWHDPEHRPQPLVYHNRTWHTLSDSSTIS; this is translated from the coding sequence ATGACCTTGACACACGAGATCGCGGCGAACGCCGACCTCGACATCCAGCCGGAAAGCAGCGCACCGGCGGGAATCAGTCCGGAAGAGCTCAAGGCCGTGTTCCGAGACCACCCCGCGGGAATCGCCGTGATCACCGCCGATGCGGGCGACGGTCCCGTCGCCATGACCGTGTCGAGCGTCTTCTCGGTCTCCGCCGCCCCTCCGCTGATCGTCTTCTCCGCGTCGGTCCTCTCCTCGAGCACCCCGACGCTGCAGGCGGCCGAGACGGTCGTGATCCACATGATCGACACCGACTCGCTCGACCTGGCGGTGCTCTGCGCGACAAGCGGCGTCGACCGCTTCGCCGACACCGACGCCTGGACGCGGCTCGAAACCGGGGAACCGGTGTTCCACGGCGTCACGCGGCGGGTCCGCGCGCGCGTCACGAGCCGGCTCGACGCGGGCTCGTCGACCGTCATCGTCGTGCATGCGCTGGAAGCGTGGCACGACCCGGAGCACCGCCCGCAGCCGCTCGTGTACCACAACCGGACCTGGCACACTCTCAGCGACTCCAGCACCATCTCCTGA
- a CDS encoding sugar transferase: MTTIDEGQRLAATPFAGNPPAPLVSVDRAEPKFRAAVAPTANTTLENRLRWERAYRWRLRLADTGVVIASTGVAAWIQIAAIAQVDLTDAPWQYGRVFILTASIWLLLLSLFQTRSPRVIGQGVEYRRVLHATGMAFGIAAIAFVIMQSQGIRTQLLIALPLGTLGILASRWISRRWLQRQRVAGHFVSRALVVGNRYDVEYVIDSLQTDGLHAYQVVGVILDDPHGGDVVVDDRRFPSVGEVADVRAQAEALGADSVILASLPEGDRGYVKRLTWQLEGTAAELSLSSPLVDVAGPRMSLRPVEGLPLIQVEIPTFEGGRHLAKRALDIFLASIALVFVGLATPFIALAIRLESKGPVFFTQPRVGRDGEVFPMFKFRSMRVDAEDMLHVVAADNEGSGPLFKMKSDPRVTRVGAILRKFSIDELPQFFNVLLGHMSIVGPRPPLPRETDYYANDTYRRLYIRPGITGPWQVSGRSHLSWEESVRLDLRYVENWSVVGDLLILCKTVGAVLKSEGAY; the protein is encoded by the coding sequence GTGACGACTATCGACGAGGGGCAGCGCCTGGCGGCGACCCCTTTCGCGGGCAATCCGCCCGCACCGTTGGTTTCGGTGGACCGTGCAGAGCCCAAGTTCAGGGCCGCAGTCGCACCGACGGCGAACACGACGCTCGAGAACCGGCTCCGCTGGGAGCGCGCGTACCGCTGGCGCCTCCGCCTCGCCGACACCGGTGTCGTGATCGCATCGACAGGCGTCGCGGCCTGGATCCAGATCGCAGCGATCGCGCAGGTCGATCTGACCGACGCCCCGTGGCAGTACGGTCGAGTCTTCATCCTGACCGCCTCCATCTGGCTGCTGCTCCTGAGCCTCTTCCAGACGCGGTCGCCCCGTGTCATCGGGCAGGGCGTCGAGTACCGCCGCGTTCTTCATGCGACGGGGATGGCGTTCGGGATCGCCGCGATCGCGTTCGTCATCATGCAGTCGCAGGGCATTCGCACGCAGCTGCTCATCGCCTTGCCGCTCGGCACCTTGGGGATTCTGGCAAGCCGGTGGATCTCGCGTCGATGGCTCCAGCGCCAGCGCGTCGCGGGCCACTTCGTGTCGCGGGCCCTCGTCGTCGGAAACCGCTACGACGTCGAGTACGTCATCGACAGCCTCCAGACGGACGGACTGCACGCGTATCAGGTCGTCGGAGTGATCCTCGACGACCCGCACGGTGGCGACGTGGTCGTGGACGACCGCCGCTTTCCTTCGGTCGGAGAGGTCGCCGACGTCCGCGCACAGGCCGAGGCGCTCGGTGCGGACTCCGTGATCCTCGCCAGTCTGCCGGAGGGCGACCGGGGTTACGTCAAGCGGCTCACCTGGCAGCTCGAGGGCACGGCCGCCGAGCTCTCCCTCTCGAGCCCTCTGGTCGACGTCGCCGGACCCCGCATGTCGTTGCGACCCGTCGAAGGCCTGCCGCTCATCCAGGTCGAGATCCCGACTTTCGAGGGCGGCCGGCACCTCGCCAAGCGCGCCCTGGACATCTTCCTTGCGTCGATCGCGCTCGTGTTCGTCGGCCTCGCGACGCCGTTCATCGCCCTCGCGATCCGGCTCGAGAGCAAGGGCCCGGTCTTCTTCACGCAGCCGCGCGTCGGGCGTGACGGCGAAGTGTTCCCGATGTTCAAGTTCCGCTCGATGCGGGTCGACGCCGAGGACATGCTCCACGTGGTCGCAGCGGACAACGAAGGATCGGGTCCGCTCTTCAAGATGAAGAGCGACCCCCGTGTCACACGCGTGGGGGCGATCCTGCGCAAGTTCTCGATCGACGAGCTTCCCCAGTTCTTCAACGTCCTGCTCGGCCACATGAGCATCGTGGGGCCGCGCCCGCCGCTGCCTCGCGAGACGGATTACTACGCGAACGACACGTATCGCCGCCTCTACATCCGCCCGGGCATCACAGGTCCCTGGCAGGTCAGCGGTCGCTCGCACCTGTCGTGGGAGGAGAGCGTTCGTCTCGACCTGCGGTATGTGGAGAACTGGTCGGTCGTCGGCGACCTGCTCATCCTCTGCAAGACCGTCGGAGCGGTTCTCAAGTCCGAGGGCGCGTACTGA
- a CDS encoding glycosyltransferase, whose product MSRDLVVLSLESWDDIWRRNQYLIDGLLRRDPSLRVLFVEPSNDLLHSAISGRGVKRGRGLRAAQGYEGRLHLFQPDKLMPRVAGPAADALLRGEVRRAVRRLGLSSPVLWVNDPSWAGLVTATDWPSVYDMTDDWLAADRPDRELRRIAANERVLMARCAAVVVCSEGLRETRSSQRDVVLVPNAVDVERYRLPRVRPADLPERAAVYVGTQHEDRLDVELVLRTADAAASVDGSIVLVGPSALAAANVARLAAHPRVVLLGPRPFTDVPAYLQHATVLVVPHVVNDFTDSLDPIKLYEYLAVGRPIVSTPVAGFRSLTSASVTIADASDFAGAVGEELATDRPTVVESTVPDWADRVSAFGDVLAPLYVR is encoded by the coding sequence GTGAGCCGCGACCTCGTCGTCCTGTCGCTCGAGTCATGGGACGACATCTGGCGCCGGAACCAGTACCTCATCGACGGGCTGCTCCGCCGCGATCCATCGCTGCGTGTGCTCTTCGTCGAGCCGTCCAACGATCTCCTGCATTCGGCCATCTCCGGTCGGGGTGTGAAGCGAGGGCGCGGACTGCGGGCCGCGCAGGGATACGAGGGCAGGCTTCACCTCTTCCAGCCCGACAAGCTGATGCCGCGGGTCGCCGGTCCTGCCGCAGACGCGCTGCTCCGCGGAGAGGTGCGCCGAGCCGTCCGCCGGCTCGGCCTCTCTTCGCCCGTGCTGTGGGTGAACGACCCCAGCTGGGCGGGACTCGTGACCGCCACCGACTGGCCGAGCGTGTACGACATGACGGACGACTGGCTCGCAGCCGATCGCCCCGACCGCGAGCTCCGCCGCATCGCCGCCAACGAGCGGGTGCTCATGGCACGCTGCGCCGCGGTCGTGGTGTGCTCGGAGGGCCTGCGCGAGACGCGCAGCTCGCAGCGGGATGTCGTCCTCGTCCCGAACGCCGTCGACGTGGAGCGGTATCGGCTCCCGCGCGTGCGGCCCGCCGATCTGCCGGAGCGCGCGGCGGTGTACGTCGGCACGCAGCACGAGGACCGGCTCGACGTCGAGCTCGTCCTGCGGACCGCGGATGCCGCGGCCTCCGTCGACGGTTCGATCGTGCTCGTCGGCCCCTCAGCTCTCGCGGCGGCCAACGTCGCGCGACTGGCGGCCCATCCGCGCGTGGTCCTGCTCGGCCCGAGGCCCTTCACCGACGTGCCGGCCTACTTGCAACACGCCACCGTGCTCGTCGTGCCGCACGTCGTGAACGACTTCACCGACAGTCTCGACCCGATCAAGCTGTACGAGTACCTCGCCGTCGGGCGGCCGATCGTCAGCACTCCCGTCGCGGGCTTCCGATCGCTGACGAGCGCGTCCGTGACGATAGCGGATGCCTCGGACTTCGCCGGCGCCGTCGGCGAAGAGCTTGCGACGGACCGACCGACCGTCGTCGAGTCGACTGTGCCCGATTGGGCGGACCGCGTCTCGGCGTTCGGCGACGTGCTGGCGCCGCTCTACGTCCGCTGA